The genomic stretch CATTGGTGTAAGTTGAATTACTTTACAAGTTATGGATAATTTAGCTGGTAAGGTATTATAAATTTAAAACCattattttagttaattttttttctttatcattcATTTCCTTAAAAGTTATGGATAATTTAGCTGGTAAGGTATTATAAATTTAAAACCattattttagttaattttttttctttatcattcatttccttattataatttattgctTGTTTGGTTGTTTATACCCAGACATGCATGAAAGTTGCATTTTCTGGATACCTGCCTGCACTAATAGATGAAATaacacttaaccctttaagccccaatatccacaaatTTTCCCgactgatctctatatatttccttaaagaatgagttgagagaatttgataaaagatcaaagtattttctcttagggaacgcgtccaaatatcggcaTCGGGTCACGCCGATGCCGATCAATCGGGTGCCGATTTTTTCCGATTTCGTTTTCAATCGGTACCGATATTATCGGTACCGATTGAAACGGAATCGGCACCGTTCAAAATTCTTCATCGGGCCAATTAACAGAattcatcaaatcttgacttataTCTGTCAGCGTTTGTCAAAGGGTTGAAATCGTCGGTCACGCTACGTTACTGACAAAAATTATATAGGGCAATGTTTATGTCAACAAAAGCAAAGCGTGAATGATTGAGTTTTCAATGCACAAACAGGCTGGGTAAGACCAAGTGTTTATCGCCTTTCTGAAATGTGTattgtttcaaaaaaattaGCGACAAATGCCTTCATCGAAGAGTTCTTATGGAAGACAATACCAGACAAGATGAAGAATTTTTGTATCGAGCATCTTTAAGCGAAAGATAGCGCGCTGAATGCATTTACGACCTTAGAATCCAAAACGCGTGATTGAAGAATCCTTGCTGGCCGGAATTTTAAAATCGTTTAGCCAAGAAAATAGGGGACAGAATACTGTCAGATCAGGCATTCATGACATTGCGTGTACAGGAGCGAACTTGAACCGGCTAGAATCAGGCAAGTTGTTTATTTGCTTGTAAACTTCTCTCGTCGAGTCAAACTCACTGGATCTTTCATTGTTACGTTGATTGCACATTCCGTTGACGCtccgaattttttaaaagaaacaactaaTTTTTCGCTCTTTTCTGAAACGagataaaacaaagctttctataaaatgtattaactcgagttaaagaaaggaaagaaaactgctTTTAACGATCCGGCTTGCGACGTGCGATACGTATTGGATACGTAGGCAGAAGCAACTTGAAAACGCCGTTCCCTATATTTTCAGCTCATCAGAAGTGAATTGAATTATGATAAACTTTTAATtgcaagtgaaacaaaatacaaaatacaaaactagcTTGAAAGCAATGTTTACAAGTTATAGTTATACAGGTGACAACTACGAGTTTGAATAAGCtttgtaaataaacaacaaGTTAGTACACTTATTTTATATATAATCtattataagaatgttgttttacCGGCCTacgctgaatattcttattgttCTGTCGGTTTTCAGTTTGGCCGCTAGGCAGTCACGAATTTTTATGAGAGGTTTCGAAATATGACTCGCTCTACATTTTGTTAGAACAGCGTGGAAAAGTTTGTAAGCAATTACCGATCGACTGACAGAGAACAAATCGTCGAACAGCCTTGTAGACATCTTCGAACCAACTTATAAGGCGAAAAAACATCTACTGaagtattgttataattattttactattgAGAACAAAGCAAGTTTTAAAGACTGTTTTGTTGAGTGAAATGACTCTTTCATTATTTGGTTTCGTGACATGTTTGCAGAATCACATATCCTTATCAGATGAATGTGATACCCCATTATCCACATCGGAATGTTTCTGGCTCCGATTGAATCGGCAAAGTTTTTATCATTATCGGAAACGGCAACTAGTGCCTACAGATAGGTACCGATTCCGATCAATCGgaaaattaatcgggtccgttTCCCATGATCGGGTTGCCTaccgatatttggacgcgttcccttaggtgatcatttaattaattctcataacctcatctcatgacaatgtatggatgttgttaggagaaaattgctgttggtcactattgggacttaaagggttaaccaaTGCTATCCTGCCGTTCTCCTCCTTTTTCCAGTGTTAAGAGACAAACAGTTAAACAcaccagaaaagaaaaatttaacattGTATTTGTAGTAGCACGTAGCTTCACAGATCATGACCAGAACCAGCATTATCTGTTATTAACaaatttgttgcaaattcaTCTGTGTGTACATGTATGctggatgtgcaaaatgcaTATTTTTAAGTTCACTGTATGCATTaacttgctttattattcattcaaaatatgttCTTAATTCTGATTGggtaaaagcacacgcataattcaccataaccagttactgatgtccaaatttggaagatttttgtgtttaacaaggaaatgacatcaaaaatgtagccccccaaaaaaaagatggcggacataattcactcgtttcaagagtaaaaacTACAGCTGAAAcaaggcgaaataatagctataaaaacatggcaaaaacagcaagaagacaactctgagggtgacatctgctatttggagaatatttgcggagctggacaaacctaaacataCACTATCGAAGGTGAATTTAACATcaatgcaggtaagcatgtttcagcaatgtttttaaacttggaattattttgaatgaataataaagcaattactgcgcttttcacaaacatgcgaactctaaagttcaaaggCCACCTTCACATGAATTGCATTTTTCGCTGCCATCAATCatataattacgatcacaagcaactaaccttgaaacacagaaacacacaaaatggatcgaaatccaccaatcaaaaatcacaaaccatgaccttttgaaaccgttaaagtaaagtattgtttcctaagaggtccatTAAGATGATGGACGGCAGCGAACAATGCAATCATTAGTTGGCTTTTCAACTTCAGAAtttgcatgtttgtgaaaagtggaGTAATGAATTCGTCTTTcataggatatgaagaattgaacagatctcggagggtgttatccacctcggccgattacaccctccttgatctgcttaattcttcatataatCCTACttagcctcattcattaactgctTTATTATTATGTCTTAATGCtttatttttattgcatttattACTTGAAGGTCTTTCATCTAATGCTCCAAGCTATCCCTCATTTCCAATCAAAGAGCAGTTGCTGAATGTGTTGGAGTCCAAAGAGATTGAATTAGATGCTCTACTAAAGCTACTTGGAGTAGAATTAAAAGCTTCTCACCAACTCAAGACAGTACACGAGTTAGTGAACAATTATGAAGTGCAGAATGGACAGATTTCTTTAGAAACATGGGAAAGTATATTTCGAGGGCTTGGATATTCAAAAGACTTTCTCCAAGTCCTTGCTAATTTCAATGAGAAACGCCATTGTCAAGGTAAAAAGAGTGCACTAGTGTAGTGTTTTGTTTAAAGTAGTACAAGATACTGAAATGCTTTGCAGACTTACTTGCAggttacatgtatgtagctAGCAGGGTGCTGTGTAATGGTGGTTCAACTGTATTAGAGTTTTTGTTATTGTGAAGTGCCTGTATGTGCTATGAATTTCTTTTGAGTTAAGTATAAACCTGCTTTTTTTCATATTCAATACCTTAtatacagggcttctgatatttcgcgtggtcgcggacccgcgaaattcaggtatttccgtgaaatcccgcgaaattcccaaaaaaacgcgaaataTCACGAAATCCGCcataaatatttccaaatacatgtcggcaaaacatatttaatacttatcttggctattagacctgttttattcaccccaaacgtccaaatttatcttgaaactttgtcactgcaacgagtaaacaacgtcccaaaactaccaggcatttttagatgaacgttgccaaaaactgggcactaaccataatgttaatggctttagcattcgctcatttctcgagcgaactgttattgaaagagcaaattaatgattatccctgttaaaaaaaacgttaaacaacgctggtcatatcgtcgcaaaattgatcgattttagcaaaatttgccaaaaacAATCCAacgaaatcggctgttttttactgattgtttcttggcgaagtttcccccgaaatttcccgtaaaattggccgatttttctaagaatttgccccgaaaatcttttgaaatttgACTTCTCTCCtgcgaaaatcccgcgaaatcggccgatttttccgcgaattcgCACCTGAAAGTCCcgcgaaattttgtttttttcccgcaaagtatcagaagccctgtataTATTCTGCCAAATGCCACAGGGCACTACTACATGTGGTACAATGTAGGGTAGCCCTTTCCAGGGATCCAGATTCATGTTGTAGGGAGCAGCATGCATATCAGTCATTCTTTTAGTGACAAGTGGTGCCATCTGAATGTCCAAAACAGGGTAGCTTGCATTGTATGAACAAGAAGGTTCTTAATATTGGTGTCAAggctcgcttgcttggagattagataaaAAATGAGGAGAAAATTAATTCTACTGGATATTAATTACTTTTTATATCGTTTTCGATGATTTGtctctgaattgatttagtacgcatGTTAGCGACGGctggaaatacgtctgtggTAGCAGGCAAAGGAGGGTATTACCAGCCTTGCACCTACTTTGCGGGTGTTTGTTTCCTGTTTGCATGATGAAAACATGAATTTTACTTAAGGTTTCGAATAAATTTTCGCTGGTCACAGAGAGTGGGATAATTTTTATCAAACCTCCCATATCACCCCAATTCCCCTTCTGGGAATGATATTATTACTACATTCATAATGCATTCAGGCTTGTGCATATATTAATTCCAACCATGCATTATCCTTTCTATGCATTTAATTAATTGGATCTGTCAGTTCTGTATATGTGTTACAGgtcttatactactacatgtggtatttatgccaaatatcactataaatcgtgctattacctatacaaacttaaattcaggttaaaaatttttaacctagtaggttgattctcagtttcctttgtctcctagacCTAATTCTTGAGTAatcacagggagcccacacaatctgtttgtgtagccgattgttattttatagtaattaatgtactggatttaccctttgcttcacctatagcgatatatcgctaactatgtatataaatcaattataaataaacgttgaattaccttacctgtggcttaatatagtcgtccttttacctcaaaagcggtgttttgagcaattttgaatgaatttgagttcgccgttgactgttccttataatagaaggacaagcTTATAACAATCCGCTAcgcaaacagattgtgtgggcgccctgtggAGTAATCAGAGCTGGGAGACAAAAAGGAagttgagaatcaacctaggttaaaaagatttaacctgaatataattttgaccagtgtacatgcatgtacatgtatttaacaattattccttgagcccaaatgggctctgagtcaatatagcccatgaggccgaaggccgaatggcgTATTGACTTGGAGGCCATGAaggcaagaggaataattgttttagtaacatccaactatttggtcaaaaatattgagaataaaaaaaattctagctAGTTAatagctagactttaatccttttttgccgccaaaaagccagTGCTTTTCGCTACAAGGGGGCTATAACTTAATAGCCTAGTAGTTATATAGCTCAACCAaacagaatgcagcattgataatagaccactggttggattttactaataacagTTATACCAGGAATGTAATATGCATGCATACTCACTTTCCTGATATTTAGTGAGTAAAAGTAATCAAATTGATTTTCTGGCTGtataatgtacatgtaggtaCTGTTGATTTAGCTGTGGCCAATCTGCATACTGgggaagataaaaaaaatgatgaatcGGGGGCCTCGAGTAATGGTGAGTCAAGCCTATTGTTGATCAATTTTAGGTAAAGACCTTGCATTATTCTTTAATGTTGTCATGACTaattgcaataatttttattatgtaCAACGAACACGCTACAATTgtattaatatttattaatacCTCGATTGTACATGATCGTGACATGTTGACATGCATTAGGTTAAATGGGATAAAATAGTTTTGCATATACTTGAGTTCAGTCAAAAGAATGATCATATGGCAGTTGCTTTAATATTAATAAGTgcattacatgtacattgtttatagtttttaattaaaatcaaGTCACTTGTGGGATATTTTACAGTTTCTCGCAAGAAAGCTAAAAGTGTATGAAGTACAGGGTACTGGCAGGGTATTAGCTGTGCCTTTAGATGATTTTCTTTAGAATCAcgtttttcttacttttttaaatagttAATGCCCTGTGCTGTGCTTTGCAAACAAATAGAAGCCTATAGAAGCTCAAGTAGCCTGTAAAATCCAGCATGCCTAACAGTCAAGTAAAGCGTAAAGTAGACGTGCAGTTCAATCTCGTGGGACGAAGGGTAACAATCGATAGGAGATAGCAAAGTTACCTTTGAATGTCAAACTCTGAACactttacaaaattcaaaattcgtCTCCCAAAACTTGGAGTCCTGTTGCTGCAGTTTTGACACACATCAATAACCCACATGCTATCTCAGCCATGCCTACAGTGTATGTCACGTGCTGCTTGTAATGAAGGGcgaaaagtggaaaaaataaataaatgatataATCATGATATAACTTgacagggaggggataaaagaaagacaagatggggagggggggggctttTATTCGAGGGAGGTAATCATTTCAAATATATCCATCAAAGGGAAGCGATTAATCAAGGGAcagctattattcgaggaaaataacagtaaatacaatttaaaaaaataagttttagTTTCCCCCTGTTTTAGCTTGAACTCTTTCAAATAGCCTGCATACTCATGAACACAGCCAGAGATAACATGGCATCAGGTTGCTATTTTAGATCGTTTATCAACAGTGGACAAAAGTGATTTGTAATTTTGCCACAAAATAGAATTTACTTCTCAGTAAAGATGAAACAACCAACTGACCACATACCCATTTAGATATTAGTGCTAGTGCCTAAAAAGGATATGGTTTTACAGTTGTTTTGCCAACATTAGTCGTTTCGCCTATAACCCTCCTGTTCACTTAAGTGTTAAGTCGTTTTATTCACGTTTGTGAAATGCCATGTAGTCATAGTAAACAAGAGCCAAATGGAAACAAACACACGTCAACTTAACATTAGTCAAAAAATCTCCTCCTTCTTGACAACGAAACCCATTAATTTAAGACTCAGAGGTACAGTAATAGAGCTATAATTACTGCAGCCATTATAAAACTAGAGTATTCATCAATTGCGTAAAATATCCTTTCATTGAAAAATAGGGGGACTGCAGCTGCATGATCAACCTTAGCTAGCAAAAACAGCAGGTTCATGTTTAATTTGAGGTGATTTCACTCTGTTTAGGTGCAGCAGGATCTTCCAGTATTCTAAATAAGAAAGATCCAGGTGCAAAACCGAAGACTAATCCACAGTTTGGTAGTCTTAGTCATGATGACACATCCTCTGGTCCATTTGCAGCTTTAAGTGCCTCTGTTGATGCAGAAATTGATACCTTTGACAAAAAAACAGCTGCCTATTCACTGAGCTCATCACTTCTTGTAGAAAGAACCTTGACTAAGAATTCCTCTGAAGAAGATAATAATGGTAAATGTATTCATGACTTACCTGTACTGTAGATAATGTATAGAATGTGAAGATGAAAAAAAGGGTCAGGAGTATGATTTAAATGAAGTACATCTATGCCTACTCTAATGCTGATTTTattttgataataatattaatattaatgataacaacattaatgataatattataaCGGTAAGAAcagtaataataaaacaaaaagacaaaatttatgTGTAACATAGAAAGCTTCAGTTTGTGAGGGGTTGTTCTAGTAATGTCTCTTGACTATTTTTTACATGACATTTATTGCAATAAATATTTTAGGTcacaattattttaaagatgacaagttcctttttcgtttttccaTTGGTTAAAGATTACATGTATTGATGTCAGTCAAATCTGGAGTGATTTTAAACAAAGTACTGTCAAGTGTGTCAAGTGAAGTGTGAAGTCATTTCGGCTTTATGCTTAATAAAACTAGAACAGTGTGTATTAATATAATGTTATTacaaataattttattgcaaattgtaataaaaatttgttgtaTCCCAAAATCAAGCTGATTTAACTGTTTCGAACGTTTAACGGCTTTTAAATGCAGTtgctttaaaataatataatgtCATGCTCTAGATTTTTACCATCCATTCTAGTACATCATACTTATTTACATAATTATACATCACCAATTTCAGGAGGTCAGTTATAATTATGTGCTTATAGGCTTAAACAAcgaaaaacagaaataaaaggTATTGTTGTAAACTTCATGCATTAAACTTCAAATAATGAGTGTACTAATATTTGAGATACGATAAAgtctaaaattattaattttcctAAAGCACAGCAATTTGTAGTGATCTTTAGAGTTgcaagattttgattttgatgttaacttgaaaaaaaagtgGACATCAAAAGTTTAAAgtttaaatattcattttaagTTGAACCATTAAAAGTTCCACTCTTTGATTTTATACCTACTTGCAGATAAGGTCTTAAAATCTAAGTCAGAATTTGAAAGTACCATCCTCCGACAACAGAATGCCCTTGCAAGAGGACTGACAACCCCACCACAGTTTCCACAAACGGACAATAATAAGTGGCCGGAATGGAGCTTACCTCCACCAGAAGGACATCAGAGGGAAAAACGATTATCTGTCCATGATGACCAAGATTTTGGTGAACAGTCTCGATCCGCTGCGGTCTCAACCGCGAAAAGAGAAGATAGTTTTTCTTATTCAGCAGATAATAGCACACTCAGTGAAAGTCCAACAACTGATGAAATGGTCCAATCACCACCTGAGAGGAGTGCCAGTGGAACTGTAAGTGGAGAAACGGAAACACCTCATAATGATATTGCAGCTAATATGAGGCAATCTTGCTTCGAAAAACAAGATTGCAGCACCCTCATGGCgaatcaagagaaaaaggaagATGGCCATGTATCCAACAATGCTGCTTTACTTGCTACTGAAGGGCCATTACTAACTTCCTCAGTGGATTTTGTTGCTTGTAGCAGCAGTAGTGAAAATTTGAATAGCCAGCAAAGCAGAATTCCAGCTGAGCAGGATGATAATGTAGGAGATATTGGTTTATTGGAAGAAATGAGTAAGGTATGATATTGTTATGTCATTTTTCACAAGTTTAATTAGAGCACCAGAAATAGATTTACTTTTAAAGGTTCATAAACCACTATGAAGAATGAAGCTTATTTTGCATAGTATAGTTCATTACCCGcaatagagcgattttcatatgaccttgaaaaatggtttctgtAAGTGTTTGTTATAAGctaatggatgaaaagatcaaaacatggactcttccttttcccgccaaagaagaCCCTAATATGgaaaaggcattgttcgattgaccAATCATGTTGCAGTATGatgtcaaagcgaagtatccattgatttctagaaagttcttgggCATGGAGTTTtctcacccgagcgttcgcttaacccccgggggggcacttgggtattttttgggtgggtatgtgccgcccgggactccaaattggcatcccgttccaaaaaaatttcccctaaaagtGATACCCctttctagaaatgggccacgtttttataccccgttctagcaTTCGctctaaaactgatacccctttctagaaatgggccaattttttatactccgttctagaaagtttgtaaattgaaatagccctgtttttttaaaaagatatttctttatttcttcgacgtatacataaaaaaatgcttcttcataatcagcaacaattttaagcagaagataaagccgtgatccacaatttttttataccccgttctagaaaacgcctctgaaatggataccccgttctaaatcaggagcttcaaaatcacgaccctgttgggcggcacatacccgtataggtgatgtatgggagtacccccccggggcttaaccaaccaaaagccctgccctcagcctcattcattaactgttaaagaTACGTATAATTAACTTTTGTTACTGGATAACTCTTTTGTTCTTGAGATTCTCCTTTGTGGAAATAATTTCccagtttttttgttctttgcGTGTACAAAATGTCCGATCCGCAGTTTGGTCTGTTCTGTTAAATCAATAGCTTTCATcacttaaattgtttttttttaggagatTGAGAGCCTGCATCTATATGAAACATTTATGACAGAGGTAAATATTGCATGTTTAGGTGAAATTTTTGTGAGtgattaataaaaaatgaatcatTATGTACTAACTTAACGTAAATTAACCCTTATTGAGGTGATGCTGACCAGGTAttggtttttaattaattttttaataataattatgaagccacacattggga from Porites lutea chromosome 1, jaPorLute2.1, whole genome shotgun sequence encodes the following:
- the LOC140934746 gene encoding uncharacterized protein, whose protein sequence is MDNLAGLSSNAPSYPSFPIKEQLLNVLESKEIELDALLKLLGVELKASHQLKTVHELVNNYEVQNGQISLETWESIFRGLGYSKDFLQVLANFNEKRHCQGTVDLAVANLHTGEDKKNDESGASSNGAAGSSSILNKKDPGAKPKTNPQFGSLSHDDTSSGPFAALSASVDAEIDTFDKKTAAYSLSSSLLVERTLTKNSSEEDNNDKVLKSKSEFESTILRQQNALARGLTTPPQFPQTDNNKWPEWSLPPPEGHQREKRLSVHDDQDFGEQSRSAAVSTAKREDSFSYSADNSTLSESPTTDEMVQSPPERSASGTVSGETETPHNDIAANMRQSCFEKQDCSTLMANQEKKEDGHVSNNAALLATEGPLLTSSVDFVACSSSSENLNSQQSRIPAEQDDNVGDIGLLEEMSKEIESLHLYETFMTEENDILRHNEAYLLQELRIQKDQHRALCYENLALRRKVERLRTEKAELLVHTQELQAQLNEKELEHRIVQETLRTENAELLEQKEELQDCLSVREFEIAEKNEVIQTIQEENDRLRERVRLPIPEDDD